The stretch of DNA TCGTTAAGTTCCGTGCGGACGGCGGCGGCAAATAGGAGGAAAATCTTCATGAGCAGGGCAAGCGCAGTCGACTTTGTCAAAGAACTGATCAAGGACCCAGAAAGGCTTTTAAAAATTTCAAAGATGCGCCCAGAAGAGATCGGAGACGCGGTTCGCGGACTTGGCTATGATTTCACGGAGCGCGAACTAGAGGACTATATCTGCGCCGTAGCATACATACTTGGACCGCAGCTTCATCTTGGCGACGGAGATTTCAGAGACATCATCATGCAGTTATGGGGCAGACACATGTCTGGGCGGACGCTCTAAGAAATACAATCAAGAGGTCCGCGCCGGCTGTTTAAAGATCAGCTACCCTTTCAAATACCACGGAAATTTTTCGGCCATGCCAGGGCGCCGAGGAATGCCCTTCGGGACCTGTCCTATCTTCTTCCATACTACAAAATATCGCTTCATATCCTCTAGCTCATAGGGCACAAGGCGCGGCGCGGAGAGTCCCAGTCTGCTCCATTTGTTGCCTACGGCCTCAAGTTCTTCCTGGGCCTTCGGCCCCTTAAAAGATATCAGTTCTCCGCCCGTCTTTACGAACGGCGCGAGATATTCGGCGAGAATGCCCGCCGCGCAGACGGCGCGAGCCGCAGCCGCGCTGAATTTTTCTGCGTGATCCTTCGCGTAGTCCTCCGAACGCGCGCAGACCACCTCGACGTTTGAGAGCCCCATAAGAGACGCGATTTTTTCCACCTGCGCGCATTTGCGCGAGATGCTGTCAAGCAGCGTCACCTGCAGCTCCGGACGGCAGACCGCCCAGACGATGCCGGGAAGCCCTCCTCCGGTCCCCACGTCGATGACCTTTCCGCGCTTCGGCAGGAGCGGGAGCGCGAAGGCGCTGTCTTTCACGTGGACGTTCCATAAAGTCTCCTCGTCGGACGGCCCAGTGAGGCGCGCAAGCTCGTTTGCCTTGATGAGAAGCTCGATATATCTGCGCAGCAGCTGTTCATTTTCCGCAAGTATCGCATCTATACACGCCGCTGACTCAGCGTTTTTATTTATTTCAGAAACAGGCGAAAGTTCTTCCATAAAAATACCTCCTAAAACACCACGTTTTATGTGATAATTATTCAATATACATATTCTATTAAAATTTACCAGTGTATAATATAACATAACAGGCAATAAATGGAGGCTGACTGATGGAAACTTTTGAAAAGGGCACTAAGATCAAGAACGGCAAGCTCAGCGTGATAGACCTGTATGGAACATGGCGGGAGATGGGCAGGCAATACGGCGCTTTGATGACGCGCGAGCTGCACCACATCTACGACAGGGCTATCTGCCAGGGGATCGAACTGCAAATGCAGGAGCCGCAGTGCGCCGCAAAGCTTGCCGATAAGTTTTACGCGAACTTCCCGTTCAAATTCAAAGAGGTGCTGCGCGGCATCGCAGAGACCTCCGGCCTCTCTTTGGACGAGGTGAAAAAGATAAACGCACTGGAAGTAGCCGCCTCTTCCGCCTTAGTTCCGCCGCAGTGCTCCGGCATCGCCGTATGGGGCGATTACGCGGAAGGCCCGCTCGTCTACGGACGCAACTACGACTACCTCACCTGGTTCAAAGAGCTGGACGACGACATCACGCTGGCCTGTTTTCACCCGGCCGACGGATCGCTTTCCGTAGCCTCGCTTGGATACGCCGGAGAGATATACGTCACCACCGGCATGAACGAAAAGGGCCTCTTCCTTGAGCTCAACACTGGAATGCCGTCCGGCGGCGCGCTCTGGTACGACAGCCGCGTGCCTGCCGTGACGGAGCTTTTTGACTTTCTGCTGCAAAGCGCCACGCTTGACGAAATGGAGAGCTTCTTCCAGACGACGAAGGCCAACTACGCTTATATCATAGGCATCGCGGACGGACAAACGGCGCGCTGTTTTGAATGGCCCGTCTTTGAGGTGAAGCGCCGCGAATCGCATTCGCGCCCCGGCCTCACCGTCCTCACAAACCACTTTACCGAATTTTCATGGGGGCTGCCCCGCCCGGACGATAAAACGTACTGGATGACGCGCACGCGCCGCCAGAATCTGCTGACGCTCGCAAAACATTTCAAGGGCGCTATAAACGACAAGGTCATGATGAACATAATGGACACAAAGATAGAGGACCTCGGCGCCACGCACGACATGACGCTCTATCAGGTTGTGGCGGTGCCCGAACGGTATGAGATGTGGTTCAAGATACCGGAAAAACAGGAATGGACGAAAATAGATATGCGCGAGCTTCTTAAGCCCCGGGAGGAGCCGCTGCCATGACGAAATACTATATCGCTTTCGACTGCGGCACCATGGGCACGAAGACCGCGATATACAGCCTTGAATCTGCGCGCGTCGCGGAGGCGTACAGAGAAAATAAAATATCCTACCCGCGCCCCGGCTGGGCCGAGATGGACGCAAACTGCTTCGTTCAGAACGTCCGCGAGGGCGTGCGCGAGTGCCTCGCGAAATCCGGCGTCAACCCCGCGGATATTCGCGGGATTTCAGCAAGCGGCATCATCTGCGGCATCGTAGGCATCGACGAAAACTGGCAGCCCGTGACGCCGTTCGTGCCGTACCTCGACAACCGCGCCGCGGGCGAAGCTAAATGGGTGCGCGAACACGTCGAGCCTATATGGGTGGAGGAGAGCGCCAACTCCATCGTAGACGAGTTCATGCCGCCTATGATACTTCGCTGGTTCCTCAAAGAATACAGCGGCTTCCGAAACAAAGCGGCAAAGGTCGTAAACAACGGGCCGTTCGTGCTTGGCACGCTGGCCGGGCTTAAGGCGGACGAAGCCTTCCTTGATTGGGCTACGATGTCCGGCTGGCTCATCGGCTTTGACGCGATGAAGCGCAAATGGTCGCAGCGCCAGATGCAGGCGCTCGGCATCCCCTTTGAGCTGCTGCCGCGCATCGTAAAGCCGTGGGACATAATCGGCTACCTCTGCCCCGAAGAGGCGGAAAAGATGGGCCTGCGTCCCGGCATCCCGATAGCGGCGGGCGCCGGCGACACGATGCAGTCCGCGCTCGCCTCGGGGCTGCTTGAACCGGGCCTCGCAACAGACGTCGCCGGTACCGCTTCGATATTCGCAGTCGCGGTGGACGGCCCCAACAGACGCATCACAGAAGCCCCCGGCATGATGTTCGCAAACGGCACGCTGGAAGATTCATATTTTTACTGGAGCATGATACGCGCTGGCGGACTATCGCTGCGCTGGTTCCGCGACAGCGTCGCAAACCGCGCGGGAGATCCCATGTTTTACGCGGAGATGGACACGCTTGCGGCCGATGTGCCCGCAGGTTCTCGCGGCCTTCTCTTTTATCCGTACCTTCAAGGTGCGGGGCCGGACCTTCCCGGCGCCTGCGGCGCTTTCATGGGACTGTTCGGCGCAAGCGACAGAGCCGCTATGTGGCGTTCGATACTTGAAGCCATCGCCTTTGAGTACGCGCAGATGATAAAAATTTACCGCGAATGCGGGATGCCGCTTGACGAAATAATCGGCACAGAGGGCGGCAGCAAAAGCCCACTCTGGACGCAGATCAAGGCGGACATCTTAGGCGGAGCCTACAACATCCCGACAAGAAGCGAGGGCGGCCTCATGGCCGACGTTGCCGTCGCGGCCTACGGCGTAGGCGACATCGAAGATATAAAAGAGACGATGCAGCAGTGGATAAAATTCCGCGGCCGATATGCGCCCGACCCGCACAACGCGGCCATCTACAAAAAAGTTTTTGAAGAGCGCCAAAAACTGCTTGACGGCCCCATGAAAGAAATATTCAAAGGGCTCGCCCGTCTGAGGCCCTGATAAAAATATAAATACGATACTGGAGGGGCCTGCGCAGAGCTCCTCCTTTTTTCTTGCCTTTTCATCAGCATTCCCGCCTTATTTTCTTTTACAAGATATTCTTAATGCCGTCTTAACATAAAGGCCAAAGCCTTAACGGCACTCTTATCTCTTTTGGGCTACACTCTTTTCGCAAAGGGGAAGGAGGAATAAACCATGCAGGCAGCCGTTTTGATTGTCGGTGTAATATCGGTTTTCGCCCTTGTCTATCTGGGTTATGTTTTAATGAGAGGTGACTGTCAATGAATCAAATTTTACAGTACGCGCTTTATCTGGCGCTGCTTACCGCGCTTGCAGTTCCGCTTGGATGCTACCTCAGCCGCGTTATGGACGGAGAAAAAGTTTTTCTATCCCGTATTCTCGCGCCGTGCGAAGCGGTCGTTTATAAATTGCTCCATGTCGATAAAAATGAGGATATGGACTGGAAGAAATATGCCGCCTGCGCGCTTGCTTTCAGCGCTTTGAGCCTTGCGGCTCTTTTTTCGATACTTATGCTGCAGCGTTTTCTGCCGTTGAACCCAGAGAATATCGCCGGCATGAGCTGGGATCTCGCCTTCAACACCGCGGCCAGTTTTATCACGAACACGAACTGGCAGGCCTATTCCGGCGAGTCGGCGCTCAGCTATTTCTCGCAGTCGGTGGGGCTTACGGT from Cloacibacillus sp. encodes:
- a CDS encoding Nif11-like leader peptide family natural product precursor, encoding MSRASAVDFVKELIKDPERLLKISKMRPEEIGDAVRGLGYDFTERELEDYICAVAYILGPQLHLGDGDFRDIIMQLWGRHMSGRTL
- the rsmG gene encoding 16S rRNA (guanine(527)-N(7))-methyltransferase RsmG — its product is MEELSPVSEINKNAESAACIDAILAENEQLLRRYIELLIKANELARLTGPSDEETLWNVHVKDSAFALPLLPKRGKVIDVGTGGGLPGIVWAVCRPELQVTLLDSISRKCAQVEKIASLMGLSNVEVVCARSEDYAKDHAEKFSAAAARAVCAAGILAEYLAPFVKTGGELISFKGPKAQEELEAVGNKWSRLGLSAPRLVPYELEDMKRYFVVWKKIGQVPKGIPRRPGMAEKFPWYLKG
- a CDS encoding C45 family peptidase — its product is METFEKGTKIKNGKLSVIDLYGTWREMGRQYGALMTRELHHIYDRAICQGIELQMQEPQCAAKLADKFYANFPFKFKEVLRGIAETSGLSLDEVKKINALEVAASSALVPPQCSGIAVWGDYAEGPLVYGRNYDYLTWFKELDDDITLACFHPADGSLSVASLGYAGEIYVTTGMNEKGLFLELNTGMPSGGALWYDSRVPAVTELFDFLLQSATLDEMESFFQTTKANYAYIIGIADGQTARCFEWPVFEVKRRESHSRPGLTVLTNHFTEFSWGLPRPDDKTYWMTRTRRQNLLTLAKHFKGAINDKVMMNIMDTKIEDLGATHDMTLYQVVAVPERYEMWFKIPEKQEWTKIDMRELLKPREEPLP
- a CDS encoding FGGY family carbohydrate kinase — encoded protein: MTKYYIAFDCGTMGTKTAIYSLESARVAEAYRENKISYPRPGWAEMDANCFVQNVREGVRECLAKSGVNPADIRGISASGIICGIVGIDENWQPVTPFVPYLDNRAAGEAKWVREHVEPIWVEESANSIVDEFMPPMILRWFLKEYSGFRNKAAKVVNNGPFVLGTLAGLKADEAFLDWATMSGWLIGFDAMKRKWSQRQMQALGIPFELLPRIVKPWDIIGYLCPEEAEKMGLRPGIPIAAGAGDTMQSALASGLLEPGLATDVAGTASIFAVAVDGPNRRITEAPGMMFANGTLEDSYFYWSMIRAGGLSLRWFRDSVANRAGDPMFYAEMDTLAADVPAGSRGLLFYPYLQGAGPDLPGACGAFMGLFGASDRAAMWRSILEAIAFEYAQMIKIYRECGMPLDEIIGTEGGSKSPLWTQIKADILGGAYNIPTRSEGGLMADVAVAAYGVGDIEDIKETMQQWIKFRGRYAPDPHNAAIYKKVFEERQKLLDGPMKEIFKGLARLRP